The Toxotes jaculatrix isolate fToxJac2 chromosome 14, fToxJac2.pri, whole genome shotgun sequence genomic interval AATTAAAGGACAGGTTCCAATTTTTCTAAATAATAGTCACATGCCCATACCTACTGTAAGTATTCCTTGTCCATGCTGCCAGTTAGGTAATTCCTTTGATTCTTTTTAGTACCAAATTtcctttttgtgtttccttgcCAAGTTGTGGTGGAGTAATAGAGACACAAAGAGGGAGTTTAGTTCTATAAAGTTACTGTTCTTGGTTTGATTAACTGCTGAAACCTCATTTTAGCTGAATGACTctggattttgttttgctttgggaAGGGATCTGTTCACAGCCAGAGTGCACATGGGCATGTGGGTACTGTTTTAAGATAGGCTTGAAAATATGACACTATCCTTCACAGAATAAAGTGTTCATCTCCCTCAGCCTCCTAAGTGTatgataaaacaaaataaattacatgcACTACACCACTAACAAAAGAGCTGCATTTAtttgacagagacaaacaatgAATCTTGTAATGAGGTACAGTACATCAGGTTATGAGGTACTTCAGcgttgtatttgtttttgtattttctaaaCTCAAAAATGTAGTTGGAAAAACAATACTGACAGTTCTTCTGTCATGCAAATAGCATGGCCTTAACAAGAACCATGTAAACTCAGGTTGCTTGTTAGAAATAACTCTTCTTTGAACTGTAAAACCTTTAAACAAGCTAAATGAGATTATTCACAGCCACCCAAgtgctgtgtgcatgtaaacatactgCAACCTACACAACACTACCTGCAGTGCCAGAGCCCAAATATAAAAGAGCAACATTTTCTTGTTGaacagataaaaaacaaacacatttagagGTTCTCAACATGGACCGATACattataacaaacacacacacacttttcatttaCATACATCAGGTTTGTGTTCTTAACTTTGAGCTTGAATAGCTGTTATCTGAGCACCATCCACATCTGTCATAGATTAGTAGaggtaaaaatgaactgaaaattgAAACTCAAAGCACCCTTTCAGGATTAAATGGccacatgtaaaaaaaagataataataataataatgataataaaaataaagaaaaaagtcttCGTTTAGGTTAACAAAATCTGCAGAATGTCTGCTTTAAGGATCTATTTCAATTAAAAGTGTATAAAAAAATCTTCATGGAGCCAATTATTTGAGAATGAAACAACTTTACCAGCAAACCTCATGTCAAACAAGCCTGTGGgagagatgagacagagacatgttACATGTTTAGGAGTGTACTTAAGTGCATGACAGTGGAATAAAAAATGATGCCAGAAATACGCAAATCATTACAGGGTACCTTGGCTTTAATTCCTCCTTGTCCACCTGCTCAACCTTCTCTTCTGCTTCACTGGCTGCTGCGTCTGCAGTGGAGTCCTTTATATGAGCCAACATGTCAGCCATAAGGGCTTCCTCGAGCCGCCTCCTCACATTCTGCACCAGGTCCTCCTGCTTCCTGGAGGACACAgacatggggggaaaaaaagctagTGCTGACGAAAACAAACTTACCATGGCAGAGACTTGAGGATTTAGTTTCAATGTCCTCACAAGTATTGTAACAATGTGTTCAGTCATTGTGCACAATCTTTAATTATGAATCAAACAATCCAATCCCAGGGAACTTGGCACTCGTCGCCCACTGACCTTAGGAGGTTCAGAGCAGCAACACAGGACAACATTAGTACAAAAGCATGTGTCACCTGTCAGAATCTGCCACAGTCACCCATTCAGTCAGACTACGTACGTGATGGAGGGTTAGTTAAGTGTAAGATTAATTACTTGTGAGCAACCCATTTTGACCGTTTTCACCAAGGACTCTTGATCTCTTCATTGCAACAGTGCTTCAGTGTCCAAAATGACACAACAGTTCACCGCTGGattaaaaagtcatttaaatgGATAATAAACACAGATATCAATGcattacaaaaacacagcagaggaaatctCAACACCTGACTACTGAACAtaatgtattgtgtgtgtatttttgtgtcatttacAGTTCATTAGGGGAAGGCTATAGGAAGCTGTAAGAAGATAAAGCCATTTTCTCAGTTCATTCTGCAATAAAGAAACAGTTAACTGTTAGCACAAAATTCAGCGCCAGAAGTTTGCAAAGGAACATCTGAACAAGCCTGATGCATTTTGGAAACAAGTCCTGTGAACTGATGAAGGTAAAACAGAACTTTTTGGCTGTAATGAGCAGCAGTATGTTCGGAGAAAAAAGGGTGCAGAATTCCATGAAAATAACTAGAACTCCAACTGTTAAGCAAAGTATATATTGATCATGCTATGGGCTTGCGTTGCAGCCTGTGGCACGGGGAACATTTCACTggcagagggaaggaaggattCAATGAAGCACCAGCAAATTCTGGAGGCAAACATCACACCATCTCTACAAAAAAGCTGAAGATGAAAAAGGGGATGGCTTCTACAAGAAAATAATGATCCTAAACACACCTCCAAATCTACAATGGATTACTTCAAGAGGAACAAGCCGAGGGTTTTGGCATGACCCGAACACCATAATAAATCTGTGCATAGAGCTCAAAAGAGCAGTGAACATAAGATGCCCCAAAAATCACACAAAGCTTAGAAGTCTTCTGCAAGGAGAAATAGACGACAATCCTCCAAACAACAACTGACAGACCGCAACAAAACGTGTTTACAAGATGTGATATTTGCCAAAAGGGATGCTGCGAAGTACTGACCATGCcgggtgcccaaacttttgctTTGGGCAAAGTAATCTTGGTACCACAGTGAACTGCACTTTTACAGTTTACTTGAGTCACATTTGACAATTTGAATGGCCTCCTTATTAAGAACCATATAACTGGCATAAACATCTACACAAAACCAGCAGTGGATTCAGCCTTGTGTCAATTTCCAACGTATACCTGATATTGATCAACTACAGTGCAGATACCGCAGCTGTGATTCACGTGTAAACATCTTACCTGATGTCATCATCACTCACTACAAAGGCTTTGCAGAGAGGCTGCGCTGTGTTGAGCCAGActccaggatttttctccacTGCAGCGGTGAGCTGTCCAGTGACCGGTGCGGGGCTGGTGTGCAGTGCGCTGGCGATAGAAGAAAGCAGCGTTTTATCTGAACAGGCAGGTCCAACACCTAAGGAGAGtagagtacaaaaaaaaaagaaaaaagggcaGAAGCACAGGTCAAGCTTGCTGAAAATGCTTACTTTGAATTACACATGGCAGTGATGTTTTTGGGTTACTCTCACCTTGTAAACCTTTAGGTAGATCCATAGTTTTCACCAGTTCCTCTGCAATATCAAATGCATTTAACCCGCTCAACTTCCTCTCCCAGAAAAGCTGAggattaaagaaaacaaaaaaaacattaagaaggttgttgtttaattttgagCACAATTTTCACCAAACTGAATATATGCATCATTGTGTAATTTATGGGGATAACTGTGCTAAGGTAAATAAGCCCTTCAGTATACtcttaacaaaaaaataaataaacaaataaaatgaaatatggaAAAGCCATAACCAAGTGATGACAAATGGACTTAAATAACAAC includes:
- the mbd3a gene encoding methyl-CpG-binding domain protein 3a, whose product is MERKSAPVKCIFNKPQTVRGLGSNLHTDWNASHSRAGRSLLTKVQRSRHKHLYDTNHQIRAKPDLNTTLPVRQTASIFKQPVTKVTNHPNNKVKADPQKAVDQPKQLFWERKLSGLNAFDIAEELVKTMDLPKGLQGVGPACSDKTLLSSIASALHTSPAPVTGQLTAAVEKNPGVWLNTAQPLCKAFVVSDDDIRKQEDLVQNVRRRLEEALMADMLAHIKDSTADAAASEAEEKVEQVDKEELKPRLV